The following coding sequences are from one Melanotaenia boesemani isolate fMelBoe1 chromosome 17, fMelBoe1.pri, whole genome shotgun sequence window:
- the sesn2 gene encoding sestrin-2 isoform X2 produces the protein MSAEGVEVPRALASGPSAFIPAKEMLIGETNQDILIESFLSLGRVDHLTMVMVLHPAYLSCFLRTQHALLELDGPLPRHWRHYISIMAAARHHCSYLVQQHSTGFLEAGGEESWLSSLKHAPTKLCSLQTLNKLLAHRPWLITQQHIQELVCPGAEPRWSLAELIHAVILMAHTHSLCSFVWGCSLNPEPDHIGGYTFQPPSPCHLPRSPHSPAHEDGRQDLADGAVEVEVLMKRMVELQQQEEEYTQEEMVTRFERERSESIPTAVVRGAPPDLVLCLVEEPEFRYEDFAPRGEQSPPTMRAQDYSWEDHGFSLVNRLLPDMGQLLDEKFQVVSNLTYNRMAMHEGVDTYTLRKALWNYIHCLYGIRYDDYDYGSVNELLERSLKVFVKTMACHPEQTTARIYHTFWRHFRHSEKVHANLIVMEARLQAALLYTLRAITHYMR, from the exons ATGTCG GCAGAAGGGGTTGAGGTACCCCGAGCCTTGGCCTCTGGTCCAAGTGCTTTTATTCCTGCAAAAGAG ATGCTGATAGGAGAGACGAATCAAGACATCCTCATTGAATCTTTCCTTTCACTGGGTCGTGTGGACCATCTCACCATGGTCATGGTTCTCCACCCGGCCTACCTCAGCTGTTTCTTGAGAACTCAGCATGCTTTGCTGGAGCTGGACGGCCCCTTACCTCGTCACTGGAGACATTACATTTCCATCATG GCTGCAGCCCGTCATCACTGCTCATACCTGGTGCAGCAGCACAGCACAGGCTTcctggaggctggaggtgagGAGAGCTGGCTGAGCAGCCTTAAGCACGCTCCCACCAAACTCTGCAGTCTACAAACACTCAACAAGCTGCTGGCACACAGACCTTGGCTCATTACACAGCAGCACATCCAG GAGCTGGTGTGTCCTGGTGCAGAGCCTCGCTGGTCACTGGCTGAACTGATCCATGCTGTGATACTGATGGCGCATACTCACTCACTCTGTTCCTTTGTGTGGGGCTGCAGTCTGAACCCTGAGCCTGACCACATTGGCGGTTACACCTTCCAGCCTCCGTCACCCTGCCACCTTCCTCGTAGCCCCCATAGCCCTGCGCATGAGGACGGCAGGCAAGAT CTGGCGGACGGAGCGGTGGAAGTGGAGGTGTTGATGAAAAGGATGGTGGAattgcagcagcaggaggaggagtacaCGCAAGAGGAGATGGTTACTCGGTTTGAAAGGGAAAGGAGTGAGAGCATACCAACAG CGGTGGTGCGGGGAGCTCCACCTGACCTGGTGCTGTGTCTGGTGGAGGAACCAGAGTTCAGATATGAGGACTTTGCACCCAGAGGAGAGCAGTCACCTCCCACCATGAGAGCACAG GACTACTCATGGGAGGACCACGGCTTCTCTCTGGTCAACAGATTACTGCCGGATATGGGCCAGCTTCTAGATGAGAAATTCCAG GTTGTGAGTAACCTGACCTACAACAGGATGGCCATGCATGAAGGTGTGGATACTTACACTCTGAGGAAAGCTCTGTGGAACTACATCCACTGTCTCTACGGGATACG CTATGATGACTATGACTACGGCAGCGTGAATGAGTTGTTGGAGCGCTCTCTGAAGGTGTTTGTTAAAACCATGGCATGTCACCCTGAGCAGACCACAGCACGCATTTACCACACCTTCTGGAGGCACTTCAGACACTCTGAAAAG gttCATGCAAACCTAATAGTGATGGAAGCCCGACTACAGGCAGCCCTTCTCTACACCTTACGAGCCATTACACACTACATgagataa